Proteins from a single region of Heptranchias perlo isolate sHepPer1 chromosome 34, sHepPer1.hap1, whole genome shotgun sequence:
- the fam174b gene encoding membrane protein FAM174B encodes MKVESLSDHLRLGRGSAMCRWWLCALAMLYSPSAASTALAAAPALLNRTGLPAAPGNGNGTATAFDSVTSIVRHFSTFKNLVLAASAGAFLLILCLLVRVIRSRRKLRKTRKYDIITTPAEKVEMTPLNEDNDDDEDATVFDVKYSR; translated from the exons ATGAAGGTGGAGTCCCTCAGCGATCACCTGCGGCTTGGGCGAGGATCGGCCATGTGCCGTTGGTGGCTGTGCGCGCTGGCGATGCTCTACAGCCCGTCTGCTGCCAGCACCGCCTTGGCTGCGGCCCCCGCGCTCCTCAACCGGACTGGGTTACCCGCCGCCCCTGGCAACGGCAACGGCACCGCCACGGCCTTCGACAGCGTCACCTCCATCGTGCGCCACTTCTCCACCTTCAAGAACCTGGTGCTGGCCGCCTCCGCCGGGGCCTTTCTCCTCATCCTGTGCCTGCTGGTCAGAGTAATCAG GTCTAGAAGAAAACTCAGAAAAACGAGGAAGTATGATATTATTACAACTCCAGCAGAAAAGGTGGAAATGACTCCGCTCAATGAAGATAATGACGATGACGAAGATGCAACAGTGTTTGATGTAAAGTACAGCAG